The DNA window GGAGCAGACACTCAGTAGTACTGCCGAATATAGCTGTAGGCCTTCTCGAACAGCTCCTCATCCTGGTGCAGACGGTACTTGAACAGGGCTTTGCGCAGGGCCTTCTTCACCTCCCGCTCGCCGGCCAGGGTGTCCTGCCAGCCGGGGAAGCGAACCAAGCGGACGATCTCGTCGATGTCTGCCACCACCCGCTCGACGATGATCGGCGTTTCCGCCGTCTTGACTTCGTTGAACAGCTCGCTGAGAGCTGCCTTGCCGCGATCTTCGTCCTCCTCGGGCGGCACTTCCTTCTCGGCCTGCAGCACCTCCTTGGCGATCTCAAGCAGCTGCTTGAGGAACTCGACACTGTTGAGCACCCCGGACTCGAAGCGGTCGCGCAGTGCGTCCAGGCGCTCGGAGAGCTTCTTGAACTTGGGATTGCCAAGGTGCTTGCGTAGTCGCCTGGCAACCTTGATCTCGATTTCCTTGGCCTTCTTCGGCTCGGGATTGGACAGCACTGCCTCCAGCAGGTCGGCATCCAGGATCAGGGTGTCCAGATCGTCGCGCACGGCATCGACATGCACGTTCTGGTGGATGAGCTCGATGGTCTTGGCGCCCAGCGAGTGCCAGATCAGCTTGCCGTGGCCGCTGGAGGGCTGCACCGATTGGTACACCTGGCTCAGCCACTTGTAGTCGACGGCATAGGCTCCCAGCAGAGGATCGGGCGACAGTGCTTCCCAGATCTTGTTGAGCAGGCTGTACTCGGCGGCGAAGTTGTCGCGCACTTCGTTGTTGGGCAGGCACTGCTGGGCAGCGATCAGCCCCTCGTAGCCTTCTTGGGTGCGGTCCACGCCGGGGAAGAAGGCCAGGCACTTCTGCATGACCTCGGGCAGCTTGTCCTTCAGCTCTTGGATGTTGCTGACCACCTGTTTGACGCTCTGGTCATCGAACTCCAGGGCGGCGGCCACGTCGTCGAAGATGCCCAGGTAGTCGACGATCAGGCCGTGGGTCTTCTGCTCCGAGTAGGTGCGGTTCACCCGGCAGATCGCCTGCAGCAAGGTATGGTCGCGCAGCGGCTTGTCCAAGTACATCGCCTGCAGGATCGGCGCATCGAAGCCGGTGAGCAGCTTGGCAGTGACGATGATCAGCTTCAGCGGGTCGTTGGCGTCGCGGAAGCGATCCAACAGCCGCTCCTCCTCGTCACGCGAACGGTCGTAGGCAGCGTACTCAGGATGCTCCTTCTTGTCGGCGGCCTGTACCGACATGACGATCTCGCTGGCCTCGGGCGGCAGCAGCTTGTCCAGCTCGGTCTTGAACAGCAGGCAGGACTCCCGGTCGAAGGTGACGATCTGCCCCTTGAAACCGTTCGGCTCCACCTTGCTCTGGAAGTGCTGGACGATGTCCTCGCAGATTCGGCGAATACGCTCCGGCGTCTTCACCAGCACCGCCATCTTGGCGGCGGTCTTGGCGAGGTTGTCCTTATCCAGATCGGACAGGCTGCCGGTCATCTCGGCATAAGCGGCATCGATGGCGGCCTTGTCGATGTGCAGATCCACCAAGCGCGGCTCGAAGTGCAGCTGCAACGTGGCGCCGTCGCGGATCGACTCCTCGAAGCCGTAGCGGCTCATGTAGCCCTTCTCGTCCTCGTCAGCGCCGAAGGTGTAGAAGGTGTTGCGGTCGGTGCGGTTGATCGGCGTGCCGGTCAGGCCGAACAGGAAGGCATTGGGCAGTGCCTCGCGCATCTTGCGACCCAGATCGCCCTCCTGGGTCCGGTGCGCCTCGTCCACCAGGGCGATGATGTTGCTGCGCGGGTTCAGCGCACCATCGGCCTCACCGAACTTGAAGATGGTGGTGATGATGATCTTACGTACGTCCTGCGCGAGCAGTTGCTGCAGCTTGTCGCGGGAGTCGGCCTTTTCCAGGTTGGGAATGTCGGCCGCAGCGAAGGTGCCGGTGATCTGGCTGTCTAGGTCGATGCGATCAACCACGATCAGCACCGTGGGGTTCTTCAGCAGCGGGTGCATGCGCAGCTTCTGCGCGGCGAACACCATCAGCAACGACTTGCCCGAGCCTTGGAAGTGCCAGATCAGGCCCTTCTTCGGGTAGCCGGCCAGCACCCGCTCAACGATCCGGTTGGCCGCCTCGTACTGCTGGTAGCGGCAGATGATCTTGATCCGGCGCTGCTTCTTGTCAGTGGCGAACAGGGTGAAGCTGGCGAGGATATCGAGCACCACATGGGGGCGCAGCATGCTCTCGGCGGCGCGCTGCAGGCTCTTCAGTGGATGCTGCAGGGCATCGCTGCCTTCGCCATCCAGATGCCAGGGGCCCCAGTCCTTCACTGGCAGGCCGATGGAGCCGTAGTGGTATTCCTTGCCCTCGGTGGCCACCGAGAACACGTTGCAGACGAACAGCTCGGGGACGAACTTCTCGTAGTCGTCATGCACCTGCAGGGCGCCGTCCACCCAGCTGACCGCCTTGCGGGTCGGCGTCTTGGCCTCGATCAGTACCAGTGGCAGGCCGTTGACCAGCAGCACCAGAT is part of the Pseudomonas sp. ABC1 genome and encodes:
- a CDS encoding type I restriction endonuclease subunit R, whose protein sequence is MAFNESNTVEAYVRDLLAGPLKPAKPGSLQETAAPYGIGSKGIGWSHVAPAEVPRQIQEVLVEPWLRAALIRLNPEIAEQPDRADEVLYKLRAIVLSVRSDGLIRANEEMTAWMRGERSMPFGLNNEHVPVRLIDFATPEQNQYVVTQQFVYRAGATERRADLVLLVNGLPLVLIEAKTPTRKAVSWVDGALQVHDDYEKFVPELFVCNVFSVATEGKEYHYGSIGLPVKDWGPWHLDGEGSDALQHPLKSLQRAAESMLRPHVVLDILASFTLFATDKKQRRIKIICRYQQYEAANRIVERVLAGYPKKGLIWHFQGSGKSLLMVFAAQKLRMHPLLKNPTVLIVVDRIDLDSQITGTFAAADIPNLEKADSRDKLQQLLAQDVRKIIITTIFKFGEADGALNPRSNIIALVDEAHRTQEGDLGRKMREALPNAFLFGLTGTPINRTDRNTFYTFGADEDEKGYMSRYGFEESIRDGATLQLHFEPRLVDLHIDKAAIDAAYAEMTGSLSDLDKDNLAKTAAKMAVLVKTPERIRRICEDIVQHFQSKVEPNGFKGQIVTFDRESCLLFKTELDKLLPPEASEIVMSVQAADKKEHPEYAAYDRSRDEEERLLDRFRDANDPLKLIIVTAKLLTGFDAPILQAMYLDKPLRDHTLLQAICRVNRTYSEQKTHGLIVDYLGIFDDVAAALEFDDQSVKQVVSNIQELKDKLPEVMQKCLAFFPGVDRTQEGYEGLIAAQQCLPNNEVRDNFAAEYSLLNKIWEALSPDPLLGAYAVDYKWLSQVYQSVQPSSGHGKLIWHSLGAKTIELIHQNVHVDAVRDDLDTLILDADLLEAVLSNPEPKKAKEIEIKVARRLRKHLGNPKFKKLSERLDALRDRFESGVLNSVEFLKQLLEIAKEVLQAEKEVPPEEDEDRGKAALSELFNEVKTAETPIIVERVVADIDEIVRLVRFPGWQDTLAGEREVKKALRKALFKYRLHQDEELFEKAYSYIRQYY